One genomic window of Cottoperca gobio chromosome 10, fCotGob3.1, whole genome shotgun sequence includes the following:
- the LOC115015176 gene encoding uncharacterized protein LOC115015176 isoform X1 translates to MDGDVLSLSSCSSLSSSAAAGTQKDTSPKSYSSFPQSQRDHKSTEELWTENVSPVGGRLLSTEEQVTLITESMSVTSTDQEKLLLLNKNTELRRVNKELMKLNEDWDQVYRSATLGLQHRLETLELENTAIKQLNGRLLLKIEHQQSAKEYYEQALMQELKKNQELHEYIRLVESRTHHPDRDCPPAPQGSFSAVIRGPVLGPITNPPGGPNLSPSHVSAYNPSSSSFPASSSPGAGRQGKSQRNGNPQGTLGGSQQEVHALKEQLEALQCQIQIYEAEYQTEHKDHKHTLQENQKLRKKRDETRQQVALLQEQLKVYEDDFRRERSDKQMLQRLLLKKTPPNKDPVLIHRCNNEHQPPGTDKRTQSGEKRKQHHPLCPKHPNRDKESD, encoded by the exons ATGGATGGAGATGTGCTGTCTTTGTCATCTTGCTCATCATTATCATCCTCAGCAGCGGCAGGAACACAGAAAGATACTTCACCAAAGAGCTACAGCAGCTTCCCTCAGAGCCAACGGGATCACAAATCGACTGAAGAATTATG gacagAGAATGTGAGTCCCGTTGGTGGcaggctgctgtccactgaggAGCAGGTCACTCTGATCACTGAGAGCATGAGTGTCACCTCCACCGACCAAGagaaactgctgctgctcaacAAGAACACTGAGCTCCGCAGAGTCAACAAAGAG CTGATGAAGCTGAATGAGGACTGGGACCAGGTGTACCGCAGTGCCACGCTGGGTCTACAGCACAGACTGGAGACGTTGGAGCTCGAGAACACTGCCATCAAACAGCTCAACGGCAGACTGCTGCTCAAAATCGAGCACcagcag AGTGCAAAGGAGTACTATGAGCAGGCGCTGAtgcaggagctgaagaagaatcAGGAGCTGCATGAATACATCAGATTGGTGGAAAGCAGGACGCACCACCCAGACAGAGACTGCCCTCCTGCCCCACAG GGCAGCTTCAGTGCTGTGATACGCGGTCCTGTGTTGGGCCCTATCACTAATCCTCCAGGAGGTCCCAACCTGTCCCCCAGTCACGTCTCTGCATACAacccctcatcctcctctttccCAGCTTCTTCCAGTCCAGGTGCAGGGCGGCAGGGAAAAAGCCAGAGAAACGGTAACCCACAGGGAACGCTGGGAGGCTCCCAGCAAGAAGTGCATGCTCTAAAAGAGCAGCTGGAGGCACTGCAATGTCAG ATCCAGATTTATGAAGCAGAATATCAGACAGAGCATAaagaccacaaacacacactgcaggagaaCCAGAagctgaggaagaagagggatgAGACGCGCCAACAGGTGGCACTGCTGCAGGAGCAG CTCAAGGTCTATGAGGATGACTTCCGACGGGAGCGGTCTGACAAACAGATGCTGCAGCGACTGTTGTTGAAGAAAACGCCTCCAAACAAGGACCCTGTACTTATCCACCGCTGCAACAATGAGCATCAGCCACCAGGGACAGACAAGAGGACACAaagtggagagaaaagaaaacagcaccACCCACTCTGTCCCAAGCACCCAAACAGGGACAAAGAGTCAGATTGA
- the LOC115015176 gene encoding uncharacterized protein LOC115015176 isoform X2 has product MLLMAAVEAMTLLMKLNEDWDQVYRSATLGLQHRLETLELENTAIKQLNGRLLLKIEHQQSAKEYYEQALMQELKKNQELHEYIRLVESRTHHPDRDCPPAPQGSFSAVIRGPVLGPITNPPGGPNLSPSHVSAYNPSSSSFPASSSPGAGRQGKSQRNGNPQGTLGGSQQEVHALKEQLEALQCQIQIYEAEYQTEHKDHKHTLQENQKLRKKRDETRQQVALLQEQLKVYEDDFRRERSDKQMLQRLLLKKTPPNKDPVLIHRCNNEHQPPGTDKRTQSGEKRKQHHPLCPKHPNRDKESD; this is encoded by the exons ATGCTATTGATGGCTGCAGTGGAGGCCATGACACTG CTGATGAAGCTGAATGAGGACTGGGACCAGGTGTACCGCAGTGCCACGCTGGGTCTACAGCACAGACTGGAGACGTTGGAGCTCGAGAACACTGCCATCAAACAGCTCAACGGCAGACTGCTGCTCAAAATCGAGCACcagcag AGTGCAAAGGAGTACTATGAGCAGGCGCTGAtgcaggagctgaagaagaatcAGGAGCTGCATGAATACATCAGATTGGTGGAAAGCAGGACGCACCACCCAGACAGAGACTGCCCTCCTGCCCCACAG GGCAGCTTCAGTGCTGTGATACGCGGTCCTGTGTTGGGCCCTATCACTAATCCTCCAGGAGGTCCCAACCTGTCCCCCAGTCACGTCTCTGCATACAacccctcatcctcctctttccCAGCTTCTTCCAGTCCAGGTGCAGGGCGGCAGGGAAAAAGCCAGAGAAACGGTAACCCACAGGGAACGCTGGGAGGCTCCCAGCAAGAAGTGCATGCTCTAAAAGAGCAGCTGGAGGCACTGCAATGTCAG ATCCAGATTTATGAAGCAGAATATCAGACAGAGCATAaagaccacaaacacacactgcaggagaaCCAGAagctgaggaagaagagggatgAGACGCGCCAACAGGTGGCACTGCTGCAGGAGCAG CTCAAGGTCTATGAGGATGACTTCCGACGGGAGCGGTCTGACAAACAGATGCTGCAGCGACTGTTGTTGAAGAAAACGCCTCCAAACAAGGACCCTGTACTTATCCACCGCTGCAACAATGAGCATCAGCCACCAGGGACAGACAAGAGGACACAaagtggagagaaaagaaaacagcaccACCCACTCTGTCCCAAGCACCCAAACAGGGACAAAGAGTCAGATTGA